One window of Burkholderia thailandensis E264 genomic DNA carries:
- the lpdA gene encoding dihydrolipoyl dehydrogenase translates to MSKEFDVVVIGAGPGGYIAAIRAAQLGKTVACIEKWKNAAGALKLGGTCLNVGCIPSKALLASSEEFENAQHHLADHGISVDGVKMDVAKMLARKDGIVEKMTGGIEFLFKKNKITWLKGHGKFAGKTDAGVQIEVSGEGETEVVTAKNVIIATGSKARHLPNVPVDNKIVADNEGALTFDSVPKKLAVIGAGVIGLELGSVWRRLGAEVTVLEALPAFLGAADEALAKEAAKLFKKQGLDIHLGVKIGEVKTSANGVSIAYTDKDGNAKTLDADRLIVSVGRVPNTDNLGLEAIGLKVNERGFIDVDDHCRTAVPNVYAIGDVVRGPMLAHKAEDEGVLVAEVIDGQKPHIDYNCIPWVIYTYPEIAWVGKTEQQLKAEGREIKSGKFPFSINGRALGMNAPDGFVKMIADAKTDELLGVHVIGANASDLIAEAVVAMEFKAASEDIARICHPHPSMSEVMREAALAVDKRSLNS, encoded by the coding sequence ATGTCGAAGGAATTTGACGTCGTCGTGATCGGTGCGGGCCCGGGCGGCTATATCGCCGCGATCCGCGCCGCTCAACTGGGCAAAACGGTTGCCTGCATCGAAAAATGGAAGAACGCGGCCGGCGCGCTGAAGCTGGGCGGCACGTGCCTGAACGTCGGCTGCATCCCGTCGAAGGCGCTGCTCGCGTCGTCGGAGGAGTTCGAGAACGCGCAGCACCATCTCGCCGACCACGGCATCAGCGTCGACGGCGTGAAGATGGACGTCGCGAAGATGCTCGCGCGCAAGGACGGGATCGTCGAGAAGATGACGGGCGGGATCGAGTTCCTGTTCAAGAAGAACAAGATCACGTGGCTCAAGGGCCACGGCAAGTTCGCCGGCAAGACCGACGCCGGCGTGCAGATCGAGGTGAGCGGCGAGGGCGAGACGGAAGTCGTCACCGCGAAGAACGTGATCATCGCGACGGGCTCGAAGGCGCGTCACCTGCCGAACGTGCCGGTCGACAACAAGATCGTCGCGGACAACGAAGGCGCGCTGACGTTCGACTCGGTGCCGAAGAAGCTCGCCGTGATCGGCGCGGGCGTGATCGGCCTCGAGCTCGGCTCGGTGTGGCGCCGTCTCGGCGCCGAAGTGACGGTGCTCGAAGCGCTGCCGGCGTTCCTCGGCGCGGCCGACGAGGCGCTCGCGAAGGAAGCGGCGAAGCTGTTCAAGAAGCAGGGCCTCGACATCCACCTCGGCGTGAAGATCGGCGAAGTGAAGACGAGCGCGAACGGCGTGTCGATCGCTTACACCGACAAGGACGGCAACGCGAAGACGCTCGACGCCGACCGCCTGATCGTGTCGGTCGGCCGCGTGCCGAACACCGACAACCTCGGCCTCGAGGCGATCGGCCTGAAGGTGAACGAGCGCGGCTTCATCGACGTCGACGACCACTGCCGCACCGCGGTGCCGAACGTGTACGCGATCGGCGATGTGGTGCGCGGCCCGATGCTCGCGCACAAGGCGGAAGACGAGGGCGTGCTGGTTGCGGAAGTGATCGACGGCCAGAAGCCGCATATCGACTACAACTGCATTCCGTGGGTGATCTACACGTACCCGGAAATCGCGTGGGTCGGCAAGACGGAGCAGCAGTTGAAGGCCGAGGGCCGCGAGATCAAGTCGGGCAAGTTCCCGTTCTCGATCAACGGCCGCGCGCTCGGCATGAACGCGCCGGACGGCTTCGTGAAGATGATCGCGGATGCGAAGACCGACGAGCTGCTCGGCGTGCACGTGATCGGCGCGAACGCGTCGGACCTGATCGCCGAAGCCGTCGTCGCGATGGAGTTCAAGGCGGCGTCGGAAGACATCGCCCGCATCTGCCATCCGCACCCGTCGATGTCCGAAGTGATGCGCGAAGCGGCGCTCGCCGTCGACAAGCGCTCGCTCAACAGCTAA
- the odhB gene encoding 2-oxoglutarate dehydrogenase complex dihydrolipoyllysine-residue succinyltransferase, protein MAIVEVKVPQLSESVSEATMLQWKKKPGEAVAQDEILIELETDKVVLEVPAPAAGVLAQVLQNDGDTVVADQVIATIDTEAKAGAAAAAAGAAEVQPAAAPAAAPAPAAQPAAAAASSTASASPAASKLMAEKGLGAADVAGSGRDGRITKGDVLSAGSAPKAAPAAAPAKAAAKPSLPDVKVPASATTWLNDRPEQRVPMSRLRARIAERLLESQQTNAILTTFNEVNMQPVMDLRAKYKDKFEKEHGVKLGFMSFFVKAAVHALKKFPLVNASIDGNDIVYHGYFDIGIAVGSPRGLVVPILRNADQLSLAEIEKKIAEFGQKAKDGKLSIEEMTGGTFSISNGGVFGSMLSTPIINPPQSAILGVHATKERPVVENGQIVIRPINYLALSYDHRIIDGREAVLSLVAMKDALEDPARLLLDL, encoded by the coding sequence ATGGCTATCGTAGAAGTCAAAGTCCCCCAGCTCTCCGAATCGGTTTCGGAAGCGACCATGCTGCAGTGGAAGAAGAAGCCCGGCGAAGCCGTCGCGCAAGACGAAATCCTGATCGAGCTCGAGACCGACAAGGTCGTGCTCGAAGTGCCGGCGCCCGCCGCGGGCGTGCTCGCGCAAGTGCTGCAGAACGATGGTGACACGGTCGTCGCCGACCAGGTGATCGCGACGATCGACACCGAGGCGAAGGCAGGTGCGGCCGCAGCGGCAGCAGGCGCGGCCGAAGTCCAGCCGGCCGCCGCGCCCGCCGCCGCGCCGGCGCCCGCCGCGCAGCCGGCCGCCGCCGCCGCGTCGAGCACCGCGTCCGCGTCGCCCGCCGCATCGAAGCTGATGGCCGAGAAGGGCTTGGGCGCCGCCGACGTCGCCGGCTCGGGCCGCGACGGCCGCATCACGAAGGGCGACGTGCTGTCCGCGGGCAGCGCGCCGAAGGCCGCACCGGCCGCCGCGCCGGCGAAGGCCGCGGCAAAGCCGTCGCTGCCGGACGTGAAGGTGCCGGCGTCGGCGACGACGTGGCTCAACGACCGTCCGGAGCAGCGCGTGCCGATGTCGCGCCTGCGCGCGCGCATTGCCGAGCGTCTGCTCGAATCGCAGCAGACCAACGCGATCCTCACGACGTTCAACGAAGTGAACATGCAGCCGGTGATGGACCTGCGCGCGAAGTACAAGGACAAGTTCGAGAAGGAACACGGCGTGAAGCTCGGCTTCATGTCGTTCTTCGTGAAGGCGGCCGTTCACGCGCTGAAGAAGTTCCCGCTCGTGAACGCGTCGATCGACGGCAACGACATCGTCTACCACGGCTACTTCGACATCGGCATCGCGGTCGGTTCGCCGCGCGGCCTCGTCGTGCCGATCCTGCGCAACGCGGATCAGCTGAGCCTCGCCGAGATCGAGAAGAAGATCGCCGAATTCGGCCAGAAGGCGAAGGACGGCAAGCTGTCGATCGAGGAAATGACGGGCGGCACGTTCTCGATCTCGAACGGCGGCGTGTTCGGCTCGATGCTGTCGACGCCGATCATCAACCCGCCGCAGTCGGCCATCCTCGGCGTGCACGCGACGAAGGAGCGCCCGGTCGTGGAGAACGGCCAGATCGTGATCCGTCCGATCAACTACCTCGCGCTGTCGTACGACCACCGGATCATCGACGGCCGTGAAGCGGTGCTGTCGCTCGTCGCGATGAAGGACGCGCTCGAAGATCCGGCGCGCCTGCTGCTCGACCTGTAA
- a CDS encoding 2-oxoglutarate dehydrogenase E1 component, with protein sequence MSDVMKQFQLNSYLFGGNASYVEELYEAYLDNPASVPDNWREYFDALQNVPATDGSNASDVAHNPIVESFAQRAKANAFIPRESGANLATARKQVHVQSLISAYRFLGSQWANLDPLKRRERPAIPELEPAFYDFSEADLDQTFSASNLYFGFEQASLRDIVKGLRDTYCGTIGAEFMYISDPEQKRWWQERLESTRATPNFSADKKKHILNRLTAGEGLERYLHTKYVGQKRFSLEGGESFIAAMDEVVQHAGSKGVQEIVIGMAHRGRLNVLVNTLGKMPADLFAEFEGKHVDDLPAGDVKYHKGFSSDIATEGGPVHLSLAFNPSHLEIVNPVVEGSAKARMDRRGDADGLQVLPVQIHGDAAFAGQGVVMETLNLAQTRGYGTHGTLHIVINNQIGFTTSDPRDARSTLYCTDVVKMIEAPVLHVNGDDPEAVVLATQIAIDYRMQFHKDVVIDIVCFRKLGHNEQDTPAVTQPLMYKKIAQHPGTRALYAEKLVQQGVISAEDADGFVKAYRKAMDDGHHTVDPVLSNYKSKYAVDWMPFLNRKWTDAADTAVPLAELKRLGERITTVPENFKVHPLVERVINDRRNMARGDQPLDWGMGEHLAYASLVASGYAVRLTGQDSGRGTFTHRHAVLHDQNRERWNDGTYVPLQNVSEGQAKFNVIDSVLSEEAVLGFEYGYSTAEPNTLVLWEAQFGDFANGAQVVIDQFISSGEVKWGRVSGLTMLLPHGYEGQGPEHSSARIERYLQLCAEHNMQVVQPTTPAQIFHLLRRQMIRLFRKPLIVATPKSLLRHKEAVSDLSELAKGSFQPVLGEVDGGIDAKKVKRVIACSGRVYYDLVAHRREAKANDVAIVRIEQLYPFAHKQFEAEMKKYENATEVVWVQDEPQNQGPWFYVEHHLKEGMKEGQKLAYSGRPASASPAVGYYAKHYEQQKALVEGAFGRLKSASIAK encoded by the coding sequence ATGTCAGATGTAATGAAGCAGTTCCAGCTGAACTCATATTTGTTCGGCGGCAATGCTTCGTATGTTGAAGAACTGTACGAAGCCTATTTGGATAATCCGGCGTCGGTGCCGGACAATTGGCGCGAATATTTCGACGCGCTGCAAAACGTCCCCGCAACCGACGGCTCGAATGCGAGCGACGTGGCTCATAACCCGATCGTCGAGTCGTTCGCCCAGCGCGCGAAAGCCAACGCTTTCATCCCGCGCGAAAGCGGTGCCAATCTCGCCACCGCCCGCAAGCAAGTTCACGTTCAGTCCCTCATCAGCGCGTATCGCTTCCTCGGCTCGCAATGGGCCAACCTCGATCCCCTGAAGCGCCGCGAACGCCCCGCGATTCCGGAACTGGAACCCGCGTTCTACGATTTCTCCGAAGCCGACCTTGACCAGACGTTCAGCGCGAGCAACCTGTATTTCGGGTTCGAGCAGGCGTCGCTGCGCGACATCGTCAAGGGGCTGCGCGACACGTACTGCGGCACGATCGGCGCCGAGTTCATGTACATCAGCGATCCCGAGCAGAAGCGCTGGTGGCAGGAGCGTCTGGAGTCGACCCGTGCGACGCCGAACTTCTCGGCCGACAAGAAGAAGCACATCCTGAACCGTCTGACGGCGGGCGAAGGCCTCGAGCGCTATCTGCACACGAAGTACGTCGGCCAGAAGCGCTTCTCGCTCGAAGGCGGCGAGAGCTTCATCGCGGCGATGGACGAAGTCGTCCAGCACGCGGGCTCGAAGGGCGTGCAGGAAATCGTCATCGGCATGGCGCACCGCGGCCGCCTGAACGTGCTCGTGAACACGCTCGGCAAGATGCCGGCGGATCTGTTCGCCGAATTCGAAGGCAAGCACGTCGACGACCTGCCGGCCGGCGACGTGAAGTACCACAAGGGCTTCTCGTCCGACATCGCGACGGAAGGCGGCCCGGTCCACCTGTCGCTCGCGTTCAACCCGTCGCACCTCGAAATCGTGAACCCGGTGGTCGAAGGTTCCGCGAAGGCGCGGATGGACCGCCGCGGCGACGCCGACGGCCTGCAGGTGCTGCCCGTGCAGATCCACGGCGACGCGGCGTTCGCGGGCCAGGGCGTCGTGATGGAAACGCTCAACCTCGCGCAGACGCGCGGTTACGGCACGCACGGCACGCTGCACATCGTCATCAACAACCAGATCGGCTTCACGACGTCGGACCCGCGCGACGCGCGCTCGACGCTGTACTGCACGGACGTCGTCAAGATGATCGAGGCGCCGGTGCTGCACGTGAACGGCGACGATCCGGAAGCCGTGGTCCTCGCGACGCAGATCGCGATCGACTACCGGATGCAGTTCCACAAGGATGTCGTGATCGACATCGTCTGCTTCCGCAAGCTCGGCCACAACGAGCAGGACACGCCGGCCGTCACGCAGCCGCTGATGTACAAGAAGATCGCGCAGCACCCGGGCACCCGCGCGCTGTACGCGGAGAAGCTCGTCCAGCAAGGCGTGATCAGCGCCGAAGACGCGGACGGCTTCGTGAAGGCGTACCGCAAGGCGATGGACGACGGCCACCATACGGTCGACCCGGTGCTGTCGAACTACAAGAGCAAGTACGCGGTCGACTGGATGCCGTTCCTGAACCGCAAGTGGACGGACGCGGCCGACACCGCGGTGCCGCTCGCCGAGCTCAAGCGCCTCGGCGAACGCATCACGACGGTGCCGGAGAACTTCAAGGTCCACCCGCTCGTCGAGCGCGTGATCAACGATCGCCGCAACATGGCGCGCGGCGACCAGCCGCTCGACTGGGGCATGGGCGAGCACCTCGCGTACGCGTCGCTCGTCGCGTCCGGCTACGCGGTGCGCCTGACGGGCCAGGATTCGGGCCGCGGCACGTTCACGCACCGCCACGCGGTGCTGCACGACCAGAACCGCGAGCGCTGGAACGACGGCACGTACGTGCCGCTGCAGAACGTCTCGGAAGGCCAGGCGAAGTTCAACGTGATCGACTCGGTGCTGTCCGAAGAGGCGGTGCTCGGCTTCGAATACGGCTACTCGACCGCCGAGCCGAACACGCTCGTGCTGTGGGAAGCGCAGTTCGGCGATTTCGCGAACGGCGCGCAAGTCGTGATCGACCAGTTCATCTCGTCGGGCGAAGTGAAGTGGGGCCGCGTGTCGGGTCTCACGATGCTGTTGCCGCACGGCTATGAAGGCCAGGGTCCGGAGCACTCGTCGGCGCGCATTGAGCGCTACCTGCAGCTGTGCGCGGAGCACAACATGCAGGTCGTCCAGCCGACGACGCCCGCGCAGATCTTCCACCTGCTGCGCCGCCAGATGATCCGCCTGTTCCGCAAGCCGCTCATCGTCGCGACGCCGAAGTCGCTGCTGCGCCACAAGGAAGCGGTGTCGGATCTGTCGGAGCTCGCGAAGGGTTCGTTCCAGCCGGTGCTGGGCGAAGTCGACGGCGGCATCGACGCGAAGAAGGTCAAGCGCGTGATCGCATGCTCGGGCCGCGTGTATTACGACCTCGTCGCGCATCGCCGCGAAGCGAAGGCGAACGACGTCGCGATCGTGCGGATCGAGCAGCTCTACCCGTTCGCGCACAAGCAGTTCGAAGCGGAGATGAAGAAGTACGAGAACGCGACGGAAGTGGTCTGGGTGCAGGACGAGCCGCAAAATCAGGGGCCGTGGTTCTATGTCGAACACCACCTGAAGGAAGGCATGAAGGAAGGGCAGAAGCTCGCGTACAGCGGCCGCCCGGCTTCCGCCTCGCCGGCCGTCGGCTATTACGCGAAGCACTACGAGCAGCAGAAGGCCCTCGTCGAAGGCGCATTCGGCCGCTTGAAGAGCGCATCGATCGCGAAATAA